AGGCGTTGTGGTCCTCCATTAAGGACGTGAACTTCTGGGAGCTCGACCACGCGCTCGGCCGACTTTCGAACGCCATTGTGCCCAACACGTTCATCGGAAACCACGACGTCGACCGCATCGCCAGCACAATTGGCCAGGATGGTGAGATCATCGCGCTGGCCATCCTCATGACGCTGCCCGGCATGCCGAGCATTTACTACGGCGACGAGCAAGGCTTCGAGGGCCTGCGCGCCGAGGGCTTCGCAGCCGACGACGCGGTGCGCCCCGCCCTTCCCGCCACGCCCGCCGACCTTTCGCCACGTGGTGGGTGGATCTTCCGCGAGCACCAAGCGCTCATCGGCCTGCGCCGCCGCAACTCGTGGCTCACCCACGCCCGCGTCGAAGTCCTTAAAAAGACCAACGAGTCCATCTCGCTGCGCACTTTCGGCGCGAGCAACGAGCTTCTTCTCGACGCCCACCTCGCGCCCCTCCCAGGCGTGCGCATTTCGGCGGGCGACGAGACTGCCTACGAGTGGGGTGACCTAGACGCCTAAAAACCGGCCCACGAGCGAGCGGTACGCCTGCGCCGTCAGCTCTACATCACGCACGTCCACGTATTCGTCGTGGCTGTGCAGCTGATCCAACACGTCGCCCAAGGTCCGCTCGCGGTCGTGCAGGGCGAAGCCGTAACCCACGCCGCCGCGGCGTCGGGCGAAGCGCAGGTCGGAGCCGCCGGCGGAGAGGATGGGAACCACGGGCGCGCCAGGGAAGAATTCGGCGTAGGTGTCCACGATGGCGCGGTACAGGGAGCTATCGGTGGTGGAGACGGTGGCGTCTTCAGTGATGAGGTGCTCGATCTCAACCGCCGGCGCTAGGTCGCCGAGCGCCTCGCGCAGCATATCGTCGATCTCCTCCTGTGTCTGCCCGGGCAGGGGCCTGATATCCAACTCCAGCCACGCGGTGGACGGCAGCACGTTGATCGACGAGCCCGCTCTTAGCACCGTCGGCGCGATGGTGAGGTGGCTCATCGCGTGGGAATAGCGGGCGAGCTCACCGAGGGAGTCGTACCCGTGGCCGTCGAGAAGCGAGTGCTCCGTGGCCGGGTCGAAGCGGAAGGCGCGGACGTAGCCTTCCCACAGGTCGCTGCGCTGGACCGCGGGCTCGATCGCCGCAATGCGTTGCGCAACTTCCCCGATGAGCGCAACGGCAAGCTCTTTGCCGTACGGGGTGGAGCCGTGCCCAGCGTCGCCGTGCACGACGAGGCGACGCTGGGCAGCGCCCTTTTCGCCGACGACCACGACGAGGGCGTCACCGTCGACAGGAAGGTGCGACCCGCCTTCTTCGGAAAGGCAGTTCTGCCAGCTGAACGGCGCTGGGTTTTGTTCGGCGAGCCACCCGGCGCCCAGGCCCCCGCGGGCCTCCTCGTCCGCGCACCCGACGAAGGTGAGGGTGCCGGAGGGCTTCCCGGCCCGCGCCACCTCGCGCGTCACCGCGGCCATGGCGGCGGTGATGTAGAGCATGTCCGTCGCGCCGCGACCGTAGATGCGCCCGTCTCGCTCCTCGGCGGCGAAGGGGTCAACCGTCCACTTCGGGCGATCCACAGCGACGACGTCAGTGTGTCCGAGCAGGGTGAGTGGCTCACTCGGACCGCCCTCGACGGTAAACGCGATGCTTACCCGGCCGGGCTCGGGCTCGAAGCGCTGCACCCTCGCACCGCTGCCGGCGAAGAACCTCTCCAGGGTGTCCGCGTTGCGCACCTCGCCCTCGCCGACGCAGGCGTTGCGGATCAGCTCTTCGAGCAGGGAAATGGTCGATGCGGCGAGGTCACTCATAGTGACCAACCCTACAACCGTTTATAGTGAGGCCATCCCAACTGAACGGAGTTCAATTATGCCGGCAAACATTCTCGACATCGCCCGTGACAAAGTCCTCGAGGAGGGAATCGGCCTCAACCAAAACGAGGTCTACCAGGCGCTTACCGTCCCCGACGAGGACCTGCAGGACCTGCTCAATCTCGCCCACCACGTGCGCATCCGCCACTGCGGCGTCGAGGTGAGCCTGGAGGGCATCATCTCGCTGAAAACGGGCGGGTGCCCCGAGGACTGTCACTTCTGCTCCCAGTCTGGTCTGTTCGAGTCCCCGGTGCGCGCCGTGACGCTCAACATCGCGGAACTCGTCGAGGCCGCGAAGCAGTCCGAGAAGATGGGTGCCAGCGAGTTCTGCATCGTCGCCGCCGTGAAGGGACCGACCCAGAATCTGCTGGACCAGGTGCGCGAGGCCGTCACCGCGATCGACGCCGAGGTAGACATTTCTATCTCCGCCTCGCTGGGCATCCTCACCCGCGACCAGGCTGCGCAGCTGCGGGACATGGGCGTGAGCCGCTACAACCACAACTTTGAAACCGCGCGCTCCTTCTTCCCCAACGTCGTGACCACCCACACGTGGGAGGAACGCAAGAACACCCTCGAGTTCGTGCGGGCCGAGGGCATGGAGACCTGCTGCGGTGGCATCATCGGGCTGGGCGAAACACTCGAGCAGCGCGCCGAGTTCGCGGTCCAGCTCGCAGAGGTTGAACCGCACGAGGTTCCCCTAAACTTCCTCGACCCTCGCCCCGGCACCCCCTTCGCCGATAGGCCCCTTGTCCCCCAGGGCGAAGCGCTGCGCGCGGTTGCCGCCTTCCGCCTGGCCATGCCCACCGCCCAGTTGCGCTTCGCGGGCGGCACCGAGCTCGCTCTTGGCGACGACGGCACCGAAGCCGGCCTCCTCGGCGGCGCAAACGCCATCATTGGTGGCAACTACCTCACCACCCTGGGCCGCCCGATCGAGCGCGACCGCGACGCCGTCGACCGCGTAACCAGCCTGGGGATTCCTTCCGTGTATTCCACCTTGAAGGCGCTGTGAGGACGCCTCAGAGCACGGAGCTTGCCGACGCCATCCTGTCCGGGTCGGCCACCTTCGACCGCAGATCCTATGACGCCCCGCGCATCTGCCCGCTGTGCGGGCGGCGCATGGTGGTCAAGATCAACCCCGTCGGTTGGGAGGCGACCTGCTCGCGCCACGGCGAGTTCCGCTCGGAGTGGCTAGAGCGTTAGTAGGGTGGGGCCCATGGACAGGGTGACAAGCGTTGCGGGGGCCGTCGATAAGCTAATTGAGCTTTATGCGGGTTCGTGCGAGCGTGCGCTTGCTTCCGACTTTTCCGAGGTCTTGTACCCGAAAATTGTGGTGAGGATTCCGCGGTGGGAACCGATCGACCGCAGCGCCCCCTTTGGGTACGTCGACGAGGCTGGGACGTACTCCGCTGTGTTGTCGCGGCCCGATCTCATGGCGCCGTACCTAAGGACGCAACTGGGCGCCCTCTGTAGCAACTACGAGTGCGAGCTCTACGTGGGCTATTCCGACGTGCCGATTCCGCCGGAATACATTCGCGGTGCCACACGCCCGGCGGATGGTTTGGCCCCGCGCCCCTCGCTGGACGCGGTCGACGACGCGATCATCGATGCTGACTGGGAAGCCTTCCACGGACCCGAAAAGCCCCTGTTCCACTTCGGGCCGCAGCGCTTCGACCTTGCGTGCGCCCGCCTCGAGCACTACACCGGCATCGAGGTGGACAGCCTGCAGAAATACATCCTGTTCACCAACTACGCGATGCACGTCACCGAGTTCGTGCGCTTCGGGCTCGCCGAGCTGTCGCGGGAGGGCTCGCGCTACAGCGCGCTGCGCCTGCCGAATGGGGAAACGGTGTCGGACACCGTCGCCGTCGAGGATTTGGACCTCGCGTCGCGCTATCAAATGCCGCGCTATGACCTCGTCACCGATTCCGGCGACGGCATCACGATGATCAACATCGGTGTCGGTCCCTCCAACGCCAAGACCATTACGGATTCACTGGCGGTGCTGCGCCCCGAGGCCTGGATCATGATTGGGCACTGCGCGGGCCTCGACGGTCGCATGCGCATCGGCGACCTCATCCTCGGCAACGCCTACGAGCGCCACGACCACGTCCTCGACGAGCACATCAACCGCGACCACCCCATCCCCGCGGTCCCCGAGATCCAACGCACGCTGGAAAAGGCCGTCGCGAAGATTTACGGTGAGGACGCCTCCCTCCTGCGCACCGGCACGGTGCTGTCCACCGACGATCGGAACTGGGAGTGGAAAACCCGCCGCGACCTGTGGGAATGGCTGCGCGGGTCGACGGCCGTCGCCGTCGATATGGAATCGTGCACCCTGGCCGCGAACGGGTACCGATACCGAATCCCTTACGGCACGCTCCTGGCAGTGTCCGATCTGCCGCTGCACGCCGTACCCAAGTTGCCGGCCGCCGCGCAGGCGTTCTACTCCAACTCGAAGGAGGCCCACGTGATGTGCGCGGTTAAGGCGATGGAGCGCCTGGCCAAGAACCCCGGCCGCCTGCGCACCCGCAAGCTGCGCCGCACCATCGGCGAAGTACCCTTCCGCTGATGTTTGAGGATCCGGCCGTCGCCCTGGCCCACAGAAGCGCGCTGCGCTCCATTGAGCGCGTCGTAGAAGAAACCGCCACCCCCACGAACCCCGAGGTGGCGCTGCAGCGCGTCGTCGACCAACTGCAGCACCCGAAAGTCCTGGTTATCAGCGGCGCGGGCATGTCCACGGAGTCGGGTATCCCCGATTACCGCTCCAAAAACGGGCGGCTAACCAAGGGCCGGCCCATGACCTACCAGGAGTTCGCGCACGCCCCCGAGCACGTGCGCAGGTACTGGGCGCGCGCCTTTGTGGGCATGCGCTTCATGCGCGCCGCGACTCCGAATCGCGCCCACTTCGCCGTCACGGAACTGGAGCGCGCCGGGCTGCTCACCGGGGTCATTACGCAGAACGTCGACGGGCTGCACAGCCAGGCCGGCACGAAGAACGTGGTGGCGCTGCACGGAGACATGGAACACGTGGTGTGTCTGGACTGTGGGAACGTCGAGGCACGCCCGCTTTTCGACGCCCGCCTGGCCGCCGCCAACCCCAGCTACTTCGAGTCGGTCACCATCACCGGGCCCATGATCAACCCGGACGGCGACGTCGAGCTCGCGCCCGAGGACGTCGAGCGCTTCCGCATGGTCTCCTGCACGCGCTGCGGCGGGCAGCGCCTCAAACCGGACGTGGTCTACTTCGGGGAGAACGTGCCCCGGGGCCGCCGGGAGGTGGCCGGGGCGTGGCTTGAGGCGTCGACAAGCGTGATTGCCCTGGGGACCTCGCTGGCGGTGATGAGTGGCTACAAGCTGGTGCTCGACGCGCTCAAGCAGGAAAAACCGGTTGCCGTGATCAACGGCGGTCCGGGCCGCGC
The nucleotide sequence above comes from Corynebacterium capitovis DSM 44611. Encoded proteins:
- the bioB gene encoding biotin synthase BioB translates to MPANILDIARDKVLEEGIGLNQNEVYQALTVPDEDLQDLLNLAHHVRIRHCGVEVSLEGIISLKTGGCPEDCHFCSQSGLFESPVRAVTLNIAELVEAAKQSEKMGASEFCIVAAVKGPTQNLLDQVREAVTAIDAEVDISISASLGILTRDQAAQLRDMGVSRYNHNFETARSFFPNVVTTHTWEERKNTLEFVRAEGMETCCGGIIGLGETLEQRAEFAVQLAEVEPHEVPLNFLDPRPGTPFADRPLVPQGEALRAVAAFRLAMPTAQLRFAGGTELALGDDGTEAGLLGGANAIIGGNYLTTLGRPIERDRDAVDRVTSLGIPSVYSTLKAL
- the amn gene encoding AMP nucleosidase; translation: MDRVTSVAGAVDKLIELYAGSCERALASDFSEVLYPKIVVRIPRWEPIDRSAPFGYVDEAGTYSAVLSRPDLMAPYLRTQLGALCSNYECELYVGYSDVPIPPEYIRGATRPADGLAPRPSLDAVDDAIIDADWEAFHGPEKPLFHFGPQRFDLACARLEHYTGIEVDSLQKYILFTNYAMHVTEFVRFGLAELSREGSRYSALRLPNGETVSDTVAVEDLDLASRYQMPRYDLVTDSGDGITMINIGVGPSNAKTITDSLAVLRPEAWIMIGHCAGLDGRMRIGDLILGNAYERHDHVLDEHINRDHPIPAVPEIQRTLEKAVAKIYGEDASLLRTGTVLSTDDRNWEWKTRRDLWEWLRGSTAVAVDMESCTLAANGYRYRIPYGTLLAVSDLPLHAVPKLPAAAQAFYSNSKEAHVMCAVKAMERLAKNPGRLRTRKLRRTIGEVPFR
- a CDS encoding M20/M25/M40 family metallo-hydrolase; its protein translation is MSDLAASTISLLEELIRNACVGEGEVRNADTLERFFAGSGARVQRFEPEPGRVSIAFTVEGGPSEPLTLLGHTDVVAVDRPKWTVDPFAAEERDGRIYGRGATDMLYITAAMAAVTREVARAGKPSGTLTFVGCADEEARGGLGAGWLAEQNPAPFSWQNCLSEEGGSHLPVDGDALVVVVGEKGAAQRRLVVHGDAGHGSTPYGKELAVALIGEVAQRIAAIEPAVQRSDLWEGYVRAFRFDPATEHSLLDGHGYDSLGELARYSHAMSHLTIAPTVLRAGSSINVLPSTAWLELDIRPLPGQTQEEIDDMLREALGDLAPAVEIEHLITEDATVSTTDSSLYRAIVDTYAEFFPGAPVVPILSAGGSDLRFARRRGGVGYGFALHDRERTLGDVLDQLHSHDEYVDVRDVELTAQAYRSLVGRFLGV
- a CDS encoding Sir2 family NAD-dependent protein deacetylase produces the protein MFEDPAVALAHRSALRSIERVVEETATPTNPEVALQRVVDQLQHPKVLVISGAGMSTESGIPDYRSKNGRLTKGRPMTYQEFAHAPEHVRRYWARAFVGMRFMRAATPNRAHFAVTELERAGLLTGVITQNVDGLHSQAGTKNVVALHGDMEHVVCLDCGNVEARPLFDARLAAANPSYFESVTITGPMINPDGDVELAPEDVERFRMVSCTRCGGQRLKPDVVYFGENVPRGRREVAGAWLEASTSVIALGTSLAVMSGYKLVLDALKQEKPVAVINGGPGRADAKVSTLWRSSVGDALDSLLDQLGL